The Dethiosulfovibrio peptidovorans DSM 11002 genome has a window encoding:
- a CDS encoding ABC transporter substrate-binding protein, which yields MKKTLISTIACITVMTAVLQAGAAEKLTLMLDWFPNVDHLPIYVAREKEYFEKAGLDVKIMSPSDTSDSLKLAMAQTVDLAVGYQPQTIMAAAEGLNPRVVGRLVEHPLTTLLYMKDKDISSPKDLEGKKIGYTVPGMMDLLMAAFAKRNGIESYEAINVGFTIIPALVSGKVSAVMGPFKTYEVVEMEHQGIEAEYFELEKYGIPDYDELIFLASPQTVEKRERAITAFSDAVQKGIDFARANPEEALELYFKALPEADRRMETDAFEATLPYFAKNQENDRSRWETFADFALEAGLIEKAVDISPLLTR from the coding sequence ATGAAAAAAACTCTGATATCGACGATTGCCTGCATAACGGTCATGACGGCGGTGCTTCAGGCCGGGGCGGCGGAGAAACTGACCTTGATGCTCGACTGGTTCCCCAACGTGGACCACCTGCCGATCTACGTGGCACGAGAGAAAGAATACTTCGAAAAAGCCGGGTTGGATGTGAAGATAATGAGCCCCTCCGACACCTCCGACTCCCTGAAGCTGGCCATGGCCCAGACGGTCGACCTGGCGGTAGGATACCAACCTCAGACCATCATGGCAGCAGCGGAAGGTCTGAATCCCAGGGTGGTAGGACGGCTGGTAGAACACCCTCTCACCACCCTGCTCTACATGAAGGACAAGGACATATCCTCTCCGAAAGACCTAGAGGGCAAGAAAATCGGCTACACCGTCCCGGGAATGATGGATCTCCTGATGGCCGCCTTCGCGAAGAGAAACGGCATAGAAAGCTACGAGGCGATCAACGTCGGCTTCACCATAATACCAGCACTGGTATCAGGGAAGGTGAGCGCCGTCATGGGCCCCTTCAAGACCTACGAGGTGGTGGAAATGGAACATCAGGGGATCGAGGCCGAGTACTTCGAGCTGGAAAAATACGGAATACCGGACTACGACGAGCTGATCTTCCTGGCATCCCCACAGACCGTTGAAAAACGCGAAAGAGCGATCACGGCCTTCTCCGATGCAGTTCAAAAAGGCATAGACTTCGCCAGGGCAAACCCGGAAGAGGCGCTGGAGCTATACTTCAAGGCCCTGCCCGAGGCCGACAGGAGGATGGAGACCGACGCTTTCGAGGCAACCCTGCCCTACTTCGCGAAAAACCAGGAAAACGACCGATCACGGTGGGAAACCTTCGCCGATTTCGCATTGGAGGCGGGGCTCATAGAAAAAGCGGTAGACATTTCGCCACTGCTGACCAGATAA
- a CDS encoding ABC transporter permease, with amino-acid sequence MNRWSSLLAGAALVLLWEVGCVISEVPSYILPRPSSVVLTAVVQAPILARHGAVTALEIILGLTLALALAVPLSTAMFAKPYLERALSPFLIASQAIPVFALAPVLVVWFGYGITSKVVMATVIIFFPVTVNLLEGFKSCDRRYRQMFRLMGYPFRDTMVKLYWPWALPYFFAGLKVAVSVATIGAVIGEWVGAQSGLGYLMIQSNARLKTDMVFAAILWLSVMGLALWWLVGKLAERYAPWSDGDEKI; translated from the coding sequence ATGAACCGATGGAGCTCCCTCCTGGCCGGGGCAGCCCTGGTTCTGCTATGGGAGGTGGGTTGCGTGATCTCCGAAGTGCCTAGCTACATACTTCCCCGTCCCAGCTCGGTCGTACTGACGGCGGTAGTTCAGGCTCCGATACTGGCTCGACACGGAGCGGTCACGGCATTGGAGATAATCCTGGGGTTGACCCTGGCATTGGCATTGGCAGTACCTCTTTCCACCGCCATGTTCGCCAAACCCTACCTTGAGAGAGCCCTGTCCCCCTTTCTGATCGCCTCCCAAGCCATACCTGTCTTCGCTCTGGCCCCGGTACTGGTGGTCTGGTTCGGCTACGGCATAACCAGCAAGGTGGTGATGGCCACGGTAATCATATTCTTTCCCGTCACGGTGAACCTGCTGGAGGGATTCAAGAGCTGCGACAGAAGATATCGTCAGATGTTCAGGCTCATGGGATACCCCTTCCGAGACACCATGGTAAAGCTCTACTGGCCCTGGGCCCTGCCCTACTTCTTCGCAGGGCTCAAGGTTGCCGTATCGGTCGCCACGATAGGAGCCGTGATAGGCGAATGGGTGGGAGCCCAGAGCGGGCTGGGCTATCTGATGATACAGTCCAACGCCAGGCTCAAAACCGACATGGTATTCGCGGCGATACTCTGGCTCTCAGTGATGGGACTGGCCCTCTGGTGGCTCGTGGGGAAACTGGCCGAAAGATACGCTCCGTGGAGCGACGGGGACGAAAAAATCTGA
- a CDS encoding ABC transporter ATP-binding protein, producing MTLLSVSKLRKSFEGLLVLSDLDLEVEPGEFVSLIGPSGCGKSTLFDLLTGSVSPDEGAIAWKGAPVEDLSSLAAWMSQSDLLLPWLTLRENAMLPIRHPTGKDKKRGDSLLIRLGLRGFENYLPGKVSGGMRQRCALARTILFDRELILLDEPLSALDALTRQGLQGMLVTLQKEFGKTIVMITHDVEEALITSDRLVTLSQAPMKITGNYSLQGCKPRHRDDPYVVKLRGAIMDVLQGRAS from the coding sequence ATGACTTTGCTCTCCGTCTCGAAACTGAGAAAAAGCTTCGAGGGACTGTTGGTGCTTTCCGATCTGGACCTCGAGGTAGAACCTGGAGAGTTCGTTTCCCTGATAGGGCCATCCGGCTGCGGCAAAAGCACCCTTTTCGACCTCCTGACCGGATCGGTGTCACCCGACGAGGGAGCGATCGCATGGAAGGGAGCTCCGGTCGAAGACCTGTCTTCTCTGGCGGCCTGGATGTCTCAATCGGACCTCCTGCTCCCCTGGCTGACCCTGAGAGAAAACGCCATGCTCCCGATCCGGCACCCCACGGGAAAAGACAAAAAAAGGGGAGACTCCCTGCTGATAAGACTCGGACTCCGAGGTTTCGAAAACTACCTTCCGGGGAAAGTATCGGGGGGAATGAGACAAAGATGCGCCTTGGCCAGGACCATACTCTTCGACAGAGAACTGATACTTTTAGACGAACCTCTGTCCGCTCTGGACGCCCTTACCAGACAGGGACTTCAGGGAATGCTGGTTACCCTACAGAAAGAGTTCGGCAAGACCATAGTCATGATTACCCACGACGTAGAGGAGGCATTGATCACCTCGGACAGACTGGTCACACTGTCTCAAGCGCCTATGAAGATTACCGGCAACTATAGTCTCCAAGGGTGTAAGCCCAGACACAGAGACGATCCCTACGTGGTGAAACTTCGAGGAGCCATCATGGACGTCCTACAGGGGAGGGCGTCATGA
- the thiT gene encoding energy-coupled thiamine transporter ThiT, with translation MKGNTRILVEGALAASLALALSYVKLFRMPQGGSITLENVPLLIFALRYGVKAGFGAGAVAGLLQLILGGYVAHPIQALLDYPIAFGALALAGATPRRHWIGITAGTLARLACHVASGVVFFASYAPEGQNPLLYSLVYNGSYMVPNLLISILLIEVLWKRLPSPVGR, from the coding sequence ATGAAAGGCAACACCCGAATACTCGTAGAAGGAGCCCTGGCGGCGTCTTTGGCCCTGGCTTTATCCTACGTGAAGCTCTTCCGAATGCCTCAAGGAGGCTCCATTACCCTCGAGAACGTTCCTCTGCTGATCTTCGCCCTGCGATACGGCGTCAAAGCCGGTTTCGGAGCCGGAGCTGTGGCCGGCCTTCTTCAGCTCATATTGGGAGGCTACGTAGCCCACCCAATACAGGCTCTGCTGGACTACCCAATCGCCTTCGGTGCCCTGGCTCTGGCCGGAGCGACTCCCAGACGACACTGGATCGGCATAACCGCCGGAACCTTGGCCAGACTGGCCTGCCACGTCGCCTCCGGAGTGGTCTTCTTCGCCAGCTACGCACCGGAAGGACAAAACCCTCTCCTATACTCACTGGTCTACAACGGCAGCTATATGGTTCCTAACCTCCTGATATCCATACTGCTCATAGAGGTCCTCTGGAAGAGGCTCCCATCTCCCGTCGGACGATGA
- a CDS encoding HDOD domain-containing protein gives MAIIGIDALEGRILKRDLFAPNGRFILAKGTIVSDRCLDILRSWGVVEADVCDDHIPPGEVPSVRSVEGGGLENSFRYMSPGVLRNWFVDLAGERNVISSPKNSPPIDMEGESDILSLESLISQEPGLVSYSPVLGQIIDVIESPRSSASHVAYVVEQDSALSAKLLRLVNSPLYGFPRTITSIEQAVAIVGSGDLMSLAIQVASITHFRGIDYPILDMAHFWEHSICCAIFARLLASRRFRGDDSRYFIGGMLMNLGRMVMMERMPRAFCGALSSAYGGRTTVDAEKQVFGYSSPQVTAVLLSRWCLPPELAWSVTESRLFHDCCESESTVFRLAEAMACAFGSGFAGDYFVPVLDDGVVESLGLSYNELVFVLKQFDRQRSEIVDVFLGGIGG, from the coding sequence ATGGCGATTATCGGTATAGACGCCCTTGAAGGGCGTATCCTGAAAAGAGATCTCTTTGCCCCTAACGGTCGATTCATCCTCGCCAAGGGGACGATCGTGAGCGATAGATGTCTGGATATACTCCGATCCTGGGGGGTTGTCGAGGCCGATGTTTGCGACGACCATATTCCTCCGGGCGAGGTGCCTTCCGTTCGTTCAGTGGAGGGCGGAGGTCTTGAGAATTCTTTTCGCTATATGTCACCCGGGGTTTTGAGAAACTGGTTCGTCGATCTGGCCGGTGAACGAAATGTAATTTCCAGTCCGAAAAACTCGCCTCCTATAGATATGGAAGGGGAGTCGGATATCTTGTCTCTGGAGTCCCTTATCTCTCAGGAGCCCGGTTTGGTTTCTTATTCTCCTGTCCTGGGACAGATAATAGACGTCATAGAATCTCCCCGGAGTTCCGCATCCCACGTGGCCTACGTGGTGGAGCAGGATTCCGCCCTTTCCGCAAAATTGCTTCGTCTCGTCAACAGCCCTCTCTACGGATTCCCGAGAACAATAACGTCGATAGAACAGGCGGTCGCTATAGTAGGCAGCGGCGACCTCATGTCTTTGGCCATACAGGTGGCCTCCATAACTCATTTTAGGGGGATAGACTATCCCATTTTGGACATGGCCCATTTTTGGGAGCATTCGATTTGCTGTGCCATCTTCGCCAGGCTGCTCGCCAGCCGTCGGTTCAGAGGAGACGATTCCCGCTATTTCATCGGCGGTATGTTGATGAACCTGGGGCGAATGGTGATGATGGAACGGATGCCTAGGGCTTTTTGCGGAGCTTTGTCCTCCGCTTATGGTGGCAGGACGACCGTAGATGCGGAGAAGCAGGTTTTCGGTTACAGCTCTCCTCAGGTGACTGCCGTTCTCCTGTCCAGATGGTGCTTGCCTCCCGAGCTGGCCTGGTCGGTGACCGAGTCGCGGCTTTTTCACGACTGCTGCGAGTCGGAGAGCACGGTCTTTCGTCTTGCCGAGGCCATGGCCTGTGCTTTCGGTTCCGGTTTCGCCGGTGATTATTTCGTACCCGTCCTCGACGATGGTGTGGTGGAGTCTCTCGGACTGTCCTACAACGAGCTCGTTTTTGTGCTGAAGCAGTTCGACAGGCAGAGATCCGAGATAGTGGACGTTTTTCTAGGGGGAATCGGAGGATGA
- a CDS encoding HD-GYP domain-containing protein, whose translation MRYRGVSDDLEYQLASLKERHRFVDKVLDIVLRLNDFSFVSGSTVSREVVLGETLRRVKRLFECSSAGFYLVDDEAAFSLARFEGDGGRLEAEREILLKDGSFAWALNRNKPVLLKASDGDSTVLLHAMSTSTRTMGMFLGIMNSDRGALLDSHLYFVTVVLNSAASVLQYLELFSMVRGLNEDLELKVEELTKSERELTLYKEDLERLVQLRTSELADANARLGDTVIGVVDAMGKIVESRDPYTAGHQRRVASVASTLAGMVGMSEDEAEGVRIAGLVHDIGKIAIPAEILTKPAKLNKLEFKMVQTHPEAGFEMLRSIVFPWPVADMVRQHHERLDGSGYPKGLSGDEIFMGARCLAVADVVEAISSHRPYRPGLGIEEAVLELKLNRGSCYDSKVVDACLELIEDPSFMERYLS comes from the coding sequence ATGAGGTATAGAGGCGTTTCCGACGATCTTGAGTATCAACTGGCCTCGTTAAAGGAACGTCATCGTTTCGTCGATAAGGTGCTCGACATAGTTTTGAGGCTCAACGATTTTTCTTTTGTGTCGGGATCTACCGTTTCCAGAGAGGTAGTCCTGGGAGAGACTTTGCGTAGAGTGAAGAGGCTTTTCGAGTGTTCTTCCGCCGGGTTCTATCTGGTGGACGACGAGGCGGCTTTTTCTTTGGCTCGGTTCGAGGGAGACGGAGGAAGGCTGGAGGCGGAGAGGGAGATACTGTTAAAGGATGGCAGTTTCGCCTGGGCCCTTAACCGCAATAAACCGGTTTTACTGAAGGCATCCGACGGAGATAGTACCGTTTTGCTTCACGCTATGTCGACTTCCACCAGGACCATGGGGATGTTTTTGGGAATCATGAACTCCGACAGGGGGGCTCTTCTGGATTCCCATCTTTATTTCGTTACGGTCGTGTTGAATTCCGCCGCCAGCGTTCTTCAATATCTGGAGCTTTTCTCCATGGTCAGAGGTCTAAATGAAGATCTGGAATTAAAGGTAGAGGAGCTGACCAAGTCGGAGAGAGAGCTTACCCTCTACAAGGAAGATCTGGAACGTTTGGTTCAGCTTCGAACCTCCGAACTGGCTGATGCCAACGCTCGTTTAGGGGATACGGTGATCGGTGTCGTCGACGCCATGGGAAAGATAGTAGAGTCTAGAGATCCCTATACGGCGGGACATCAGAGACGGGTTGCCTCCGTCGCCTCCACTTTGGCCGGGATGGTCGGAATGTCGGAGGACGAGGCCGAGGGTGTCCGGATAGCCGGGTTGGTCCACGATATAGGCAAGATCGCCATTCCTGCGGAGATCCTTACAAAACCGGCCAAGTTGAACAAACTTGAGTTCAAGATGGTTCAAACCCATCCCGAGGCAGGTTTCGAGATGCTTCGATCAATAGTCTTCCCTTGGCCGGTTGCCGACATGGTGAGGCAGCATCACGAGAGATTGGACGGTTCGGGATATCCCAAGGGGTTGTCTGGAGACGAGATATTCATGGGGGCCCGGTGTCTTGCCGTCGCAGACGTTGTGGAGGCGATATCCTCTCATCGTCCCTACAGGCCGGGCCTAGGCATAGAGGAGGCCGTTCTGGAATTGAAGCTCAACAGAGGGTCCTGCTACGATTCAAAGGTCGTGGATGCCTGTTTAGAGCTCATTGAGGATCCCTCATTTATGGAGCGATATCTTTCTTAG
- a CDS encoding branched-chain amino acid ABC transporter permease: MYLFAEQLLNGLATGATYALISLGLALVYGVLGVLHVAHAGVYMAGAYIGIGVYSVTGNIWLAIIVSMIVCGFIGVAIERLVYFPLLKYPPYVPLISSIAIFTGMEELVRLVAGPSVQTFSLELPFPSFDLGGIHVSSNLMGIYVITAVVFFILWFITTKTETGLAMRAASQDMPIAGAMGIDSRFMVDFSFFVSSAVAALAGILVGIYYNTVSPDMGAIPAYKALALIVVGGLGSVPGAVVASLSLGVAETLLIGYAGIPLPRDALAFIAMIVVLMWRPQGLLGKRG; the protein is encoded by the coding sequence ATGTATCTTTTCGCGGAGCAATTATTGAACGGCCTGGCTACGGGGGCGACTTACGCCTTGATTTCACTGGGCCTGGCTTTGGTCTACGGCGTTTTGGGGGTCCTTCACGTGGCTCACGCCGGGGTCTATATGGCTGGAGCCTATATCGGAATAGGGGTCTATTCCGTCACGGGCAACATATGGCTGGCGATAATCGTCAGCATGATAGTATGCGGTTTCATAGGTGTCGCTATAGAGCGGTTGGTTTATTTTCCTCTTTTGAAATACCCGCCTTATGTTCCTCTCATCAGCAGTATTGCCATATTTACCGGTATGGAGGAGCTCGTCCGTCTGGTAGCCGGTCCATCGGTGCAGACCTTCTCTCTGGAGCTTCCCTTCCCGAGTTTCGATTTGGGAGGAATTCACGTTTCGTCCAACCTTATGGGGATATATGTCATAACCGCGGTAGTCTTCTTTATTTTGTGGTTTATCACCACCAAGACCGAGACCGGTCTGGCCATGAGGGCCGCCTCTCAGGATATGCCTATAGCCGGTGCGATGGGTATAGACAGTCGTTTCATGGTCGATTTCAGTTTCTTCGTCAGTTCGGCCGTGGCCGCACTGGCAGGGATTTTGGTTGGGATATACTACAATACCGTCTCTCCTGATATGGGAGCCATACCGGCATACAAGGCTTTGGCCCTCATCGTAGTCGGTGGTCTCGGGTCCGTTCCAGGGGCGGTGGTGGCCTCCCTCTCCCTGGGAGTGGCGGAGACCCTTCTAATAGGCTACGCCGGTATTCCCCTTCCAAGAGATGCCCTTGCCTTCATAGCCATGATAGTCGTACTTATGTGGCGTCCTCAGGGTTTGTTGGGAAAACGGGGTTAG
- a CDS encoding branched-chain amino acid ABC transporter permease: MSYIITVATFISIQAIVAYGLNIIVGYAGQISLGHAAFFGIGAYSAGLLATKAGLSFWAALPLVVAICAVIGIICGLPSLRLKADFLAITTIGINFIVESLFLYVPFFGGALGLGGIPRVVFLGNKLKGGEFLTLCLLFLALVMFLSWWFSRSWMGLACISLREEETAASSMGVSPVKFKLVAFVLGSVIAGIGGALYAHQMRFIAPSDFGFPVSVMLLSLIVLGGMGTFWGPLVGAIILGSLPELARPLMEYRMLIYSLLLLGMIRFQPQGLLGEESVVSRIIGRHVGGDRS, encoded by the coding sequence ATGAGTTATATAATTACCGTCGCCACTTTCATCTCCATTCAGGCCATAGTGGCCTATGGATTGAACATAATAGTAGGATACGCCGGACAGATATCTCTGGGACACGCTGCCTTTTTCGGAATAGGTGCCTACAGCGCCGGATTGTTGGCCACGAAGGCCGGTCTGTCTTTTTGGGCCGCTTTGCCTCTGGTGGTAGCCATATGTGCGGTCATAGGGATAATCTGCGGTCTTCCCAGTCTTCGTCTAAAGGCGGACTTTTTAGCCATAACCACCATAGGTATAAACTTTATCGTCGAGTCGTTGTTTCTCTACGTGCCCTTTTTCGGGGGAGCTCTCGGTTTGGGAGGGATTCCCAGAGTGGTCTTTCTGGGCAATAAGCTCAAGGGAGGCGAGTTCCTTACCCTTTGTCTGCTTTTCCTGGCTTTGGTTATGTTCCTGTCCTGGTGGTTTTCCAGAAGCTGGATGGGGCTGGCCTGCATTTCCCTGAGGGAGGAGGAGACCGCCGCTTCCAGCATGGGGGTCTCTCCCGTGAAGTTCAAACTGGTGGCCTTCGTCTTGGGGTCGGTGATAGCCGGCATAGGAGGGGCTCTCTACGCTCATCAGATGAGGTTTATCGCTCCCTCCGATTTCGGTTTCCCCGTTTCCGTCATGCTTTTGTCTCTCATCGTCTTAGGAGGTATGGGTACTTTTTGGGGACCTTTGGTAGGGGCGATCATACTGGGATCCTTGCCGGAGTTGGCCCGTCCTCTGATGGAGTACAGGATGTTGATTTACAGTCTGTTGCTTTTGGGGATGATCCGCTTTCAGCCCCAGGGATTGCTCGGCGAGGAGAGCGTGGTCTCCAGGATAATCGGCAGACATGTCGGAGGTGACAGATCATGA
- a CDS encoding ABC transporter ATP-binding protein — protein sequence MNDVLLSVSDLSKHFGGLKAVDRVSFELEKGEILGLLGPNGAGKTTCFNMISGVYTPTGGSITFDGERTDGKAPHDMAGLGIGRTFQIVKPFSGLTVLENVVVALGMRRYRSLSKTLGLWGSRSVRDRAMEILERVNLGGHADRKASVLPLGDHRRLEIARALALEPRLLLLDESFSGLRHEQIGRMEDLVMDLASDGISILLIEHNMKVAMKLSRRIVILDHGRKLAEGEPQEVVKDPKVIEAYLGKGGSGDVASN from the coding sequence ATGAACGATGTCCTTCTATCCGTGTCCGATCTTTCCAAGCATTTCGGAGGGTTGAAGGCGGTGGATCGGGTTTCCTTCGAGCTTGAAAAAGGGGAGATCCTAGGGCTGCTGGGGCCCAACGGGGCGGGAAAGACCACTTGTTTCAACATGATTTCCGGGGTGTACACTCCCACCGGAGGAAGTATTACCTTCGACGGAGAGCGTACCGACGGAAAGGCCCCTCACGATATGGCAGGTCTGGGAATAGGCCGGACCTTTCAGATAGTTAAGCCCTTTTCCGGCCTTACAGTGCTGGAAAACGTAGTAGTGGCCTTGGGTATGAGACGTTATCGTAGCCTGTCCAAGACCTTGGGTCTCTGGGGCAGCCGGTCGGTGAGAGATAGAGCGATGGAGATTCTGGAGAGGGTCAACCTGGGAGGTCATGCCGATAGAAAGGCCTCCGTTCTGCCTCTTGGAGACCATCGTAGACTGGAGATAGCCAGAGCTCTGGCCCTGGAGCCCCGGTTGCTTCTCTTGGACGAGTCTTTTTCCGGACTTCGACACGAACAGATCGGGCGGATGGAGGATCTAGTTATGGATCTCGCCTCCGACGGTATTTCTATACTCTTGATAGAGCACAACATGAAGGTGGCCATGAAACTAAGTCGACGGATCGTTATCCTCGATCACGGCAGAAAGTTGGCCGAGGGAGAGCCTCAGGAAGTGGTCAAAGATCCCAAGGTCATAGAGGCCTATCTGGGAAAGGGGGGATCCGGCGATGTTGCTTCGAATTGA
- a CDS encoding ABC transporter ATP-binding protein, translating into MLLRIEDLHISYGQVRAVHGVSFHVEEGELVSIIGANGAGKTSILNAVMGMVPSSSGAVFLEDRDLSSMPSHMRAREGIRIVPERARVFPWLSVYENLQTGIYGMRDKIDLEEKLSWIYSFFPVLEERRDQAAVTLSGGEQQQLSIARALVSEPRILLVDEVSMGLMPILVDKVFEVLQHLNREYGLTILIVEQNALASLEISHRGYVLEAGNLVMEGSAEDLMEDSGVREAYLGL; encoded by the coding sequence ATGTTGCTTCGAATTGAGGATCTTCACATATCCTACGGTCAGGTCCGGGCGGTTCACGGAGTTTCCTTTCACGTGGAGGAGGGAGAACTTGTCTCCATAATAGGGGCCAACGGTGCTGGCAAGACGTCCATCCTGAACGCAGTGATGGGTATGGTACCCAGTTCGTCCGGTGCGGTGTTCTTGGAGGATCGGGATCTTTCGTCCATGCCCTCCCACATGAGGGCCAGAGAGGGCATAAGGATCGTTCCTGAGAGGGCGAGGGTTTTCCCTTGGCTTTCGGTCTACGAGAATCTTCAGACCGGCATATACGGCATGAGGGATAAGATAGACCTGGAGGAAAAGCTGAGTTGGATATACAGTTTCTTCCCCGTTCTGGAGGAACGGAGGGATCAGGCAGCTGTGACCCTGTCCGGAGGAGAGCAGCAGCAGCTTTCCATCGCTAGGGCGCTGGTCTCGGAGCCTCGTATATTGCTTGTGGACGAGGTGTCCATGGGATTGATGCCTATATTGGTGGACAAGGTTTTCGAGGTTTTACAACATCTGAACCGCGAATACGGCCTCACCATCCTGATAGTTGAACAGAACGCCCTGGCCTCTTTGGAGATATCCCACAGAGGCTACGTGCTGGAGGCGGGGAACCTGGTTATGGAGGGATCCGCCGAGGATCTGATGGAGGATTCCGGGGTTCGAGAGGCCTATCTGGGTCTCTGA
- a CDS encoding ABC transporter substrate-binding protein, producing MNKLLKLGLSIVFVLSLLVGSVFAEDTIKIGLLAPLTGKGADDGINVKNSVVMAVEELNASGGLLGKKVELVYYDDRNEPKEAVGLAYKLIERDEVVGVVGGSYSFPTRAVAPIFQEEEIPFVAAYALHPDVTAAGDYCFRVGFLGELEGRGCAYLAVEKLGAKTVSLIHADNDFGRTLSTGTMEYLEKYAPDVKVLSDQAYPFGEKDYKAYLSKIKEENPDVVIASGYFFQAGPMLKQAREMGITAQFVGEEGADSPETPKIAGDAAEGFIIATNLNRDDPRPFVQKYLKEYKERFEVDTCMVGASAYDAFMVLVNGIKTAGTTDGDKVKDAIAKSEVEGLTGTAKFTETGEVIKAPVAQIIKDGQFRFYCDMDDPRVIGQ from the coding sequence ATGAATAAGCTGTTGAAATTGGGGTTGTCGATCGTATTTGTCCTTTCCCTGTTGGTGGGATCCGTCTTTGCGGAGGACACCATAAAGATAGGTCTTCTCGCTCCTTTGACCGGAAAAGGTGCCGATGACGGGATAAACGTCAAAAACTCCGTCGTTATGGCGGTGGAGGAACTGAACGCCTCCGGTGGACTTCTCGGCAAGAAGGTCGAGCTGGTCTACTACGACGATCGCAACGAACCCAAAGAGGCTGTGGGATTGGCCTACAAACTGATTGAGAGAGACGAGGTCGTCGGCGTTGTCGGAGGTTCATATAGCTTCCCGACCAGAGCGGTGGCTCCCATTTTCCAGGAGGAGGAGATCCCCTTTGTCGCCGCCTATGCCCTTCATCCCGACGTTACCGCCGCCGGCGACTACTGCTTTCGGGTAGGATTCCTCGGAGAGCTCGAGGGCCGTGGATGCGCCTATCTTGCGGTGGAGAAGCTGGGAGCCAAGACGGTTTCTTTGATCCATGCCGACAACGATTTCGGCAGGACCCTTTCCACCGGGACCATGGAGTATCTCGAGAAGTACGCTCCTGACGTGAAGGTGCTGTCCGACCAAGCATATCCCTTTGGAGAGAAGGACTACAAGGCCTATCTCTCCAAGATCAAGGAGGAGAACCCCGACGTAGTCATAGCCAGCGGATACTTCTTCCAGGCCGGACCCATGCTCAAACAGGCCAGGGAGATGGGCATCACCGCCCAGTTCGTTGGAGAGGAAGGCGCTGACTCGCCGGAAACTCCCAAGATCGCCGGAGACGCTGCTGAGGGCTTCATAATAGCCACCAATCTGAACAGAGACGATCCCCGTCCCTTCGTTCAGAAGTACCTCAAGGAGTACAAGGAGCGTTTCGAGGTGGATACCTGCATGGTCGGAGCCTCTGCCTACGATGCCTTCATGGTCCTGGTCAACGGTATAAAGACCGCCGGGACCACCGACGGAGACAAGGTCAAGGATGCCATAGCCAAGTCCGAGGTGGAAGGGCTTACGGGAACTGCAAAATTCACCGAGACCGGCGAGGTCATCAAGGCACCAGTCGCCCAGATAATCAAGGACGGTCAGTTCCGTTTCTACTGCGATATGGACGACCCCAGGGTGATCGGCCAGTAA